One Thiocapsa sp. genomic window, ACGCGGCATGCGATGAACCTCCGGATCCTGGAGATCGCAGGGTCTCTGGCACTGTCGGAATTTGCCGATCTGCATGTCGTCCATGTCTGGGATGCGATCGGCGAAATGCTCCTTCGCGGCACCGTCGTCAGTACCCCGGAAGCGGAGGTTGCGGCCTATGTCGACCAGGTCCGAGAGCGCCATGCGTCCTATTTGGCGGCACTCCTGCGGGAGATCACCGGCATCTTGGGCGAGGATGCACTGGGCTTTCTGAAACCGAAAACGCACCTCCTGCGCGGCGAGGCCCGAAAGAAGATCCCGACGCTCGCGGGCAAACTCGGCGCCGATCTTGTCGTGATGGGCACGGTCGGTCGTGGCGGTATCCCCGGCTTGCTGATGGGCAACACGGCCGAGGCCATCCTGCAGCAGGTGGACTGTTCCGTGCTTGCAATCAAGCCGCCCGGATTCGTCACAGCGGTCGAGCTCGAGGGCTGAGCCCGCATCAACCGTGCCCACGACCCGGCCAGCGCTTAGCCCGCTTCCGCCGGCACGCGCTGCGACACCGTGCTGAGCTCCTCCGGCCAACAGCCGGCCGGCGGCCCGAGCTCGGCGCCCTCCCCTTCGAATCGCACCAGATACAGCTCCCGTTCGGGATCCTCTTCGAGGTGTCCGATGTTGAGGATGACGCCACGGGTCCCGGCTGCCGCGATCAGGGCATCCTCGGCGAGATCCGGGATACCGCCGTCGTTGTAGATATCCGCGGCGGCGTAGACCAGATCGCCCGGGCCCAACTGACCAAGCTCCAATTGACTGAGATCCATCAAAGACTCCTGTTGTTGAGATGTGTTGTGGGATTCACGACCCGACGCAGGCGGGCTGTCGTTCGAGAGCCGACATCGATGCAAGAAGGAAGGCTCTCGACCAAATATAAATCAATGAGATAGATGAAACATCCCACGTGGCACACGGCTTGCTGAATGACTCGCCAACACAGACGCAAGACTCAAGCCACGGCTCGAGCATCCGTCCCGACTCACTCGCTTATTGCTACAGCAACCGGAGACACGCCATGTGGGATTACTCGGAAAAGGTCCAGGAGCACTTCTTCAATCCCCGCAATGCGGGCGCAGTCCCTGAGGCCAATGCGACGGGTGACGTGGGCTCCCTGTCCTGCGGCGATGCACTGCGCCTGACCCTCAAGGTCGACCCGGCGAGCGAGGTGATCCTCGAAGCCGGCTTCCAGACCTTCGGCTGCGGCTCCGCCATCGCCTCGAGCTCGGCGCTGACCGAGATCATCAAGGGCATGACGCTCAACGAGGCGCTCGAGGTCACCAATCAGGACATCGCCGACTATCTCGACGGCCTGCCGGCCGAGAAGATGCACTGCTCGGTGATGGGTCGCGAGGCGTTGCAGGCGGCGATCGCCAACTACCGGGGCGAGGAATGGAAGGACGACCATGAGGAAGGCGCACTGGTCTGCAAGTGTTTCGCAGTCGATTCGGTCCTGATCGAAAACACCATCCGCTCCAACGGTCTCTCCACGGTCGAAGAGGTCGCGAATTACACCAAGGCGGGCGGCGGCTGCTCGGCCTGTCA contains:
- a CDS encoding nitrogen fixation protein NifZ, yielding MDLSQLELGQLGPGDLVYAAADIYNDGGIPDLAEDALIAAAGTRGVILNIGHLEEDPERELYLVRFEGEGAELGPPAGCWPEELSTVSQRVPAEAG
- the nifU gene encoding Fe-S cluster assembly protein NifU, with protein sequence MWDYSEKVQEHFFNPRNAGAVPEANATGDVGSLSCGDALRLTLKVDPASEVILEAGFQTFGCGSAIASSSALTEIIKGMTLNEALEVTNQDIADYLDGLPAEKMHCSVMGREALQAAIANYRGEEWKDDHEEGALVCKCFAVDSVLIENTIRSNGLSTVEEVANYTKAGGGCSACHEGVEAILSRVLAEQGKAFDPYAKAPEAAPSSGGRKLGNLERIRRIERSIEAIRPNLQRDHGDVELIDVDGKNVYVNMTGACVGCQMASTTLDGIQQRIVEDLGELVRVLPAKAMRKSA